The Halocalculus aciditolerans genome window below encodes:
- a CDS encoding heavy metal translocating P-type ATPase, whose product MTDSVSSHRNTDTATETAYFSINGMHTQACESYLERRATRLDGVSDAAASYTAEMIRVTYDPDRVGRDAIEETLSAWGYRASDPTPAETPAERNDFDFDHLRTIFSVIAVSPIYIIYAAFFYPVYLGFLPSDSLDNNAVFTGLYGPVAMFTTITVLGVGFPILRSAVISLRERQLTLDVLIALTALSAYAYSIVSLFFLDRLYLFFDVATSIIVLATIANHARARYKRRAVQDLTDVVDDAETTARRLHEDGTTETVSIGECVGGDHVLVRPGERIPLDGTIVEGRGTVNEALITGEARPQRKVPGDDVVGGSVVADGAFEVAVSDGATSTLDRLRGLVWDRQTEGHAIDRLTDRVAATYTPLVVVLAVLTLGAWAALGATPQVVVRTALIVLVVACPVALTLVTPLAIGRGLATAAARDVPVLDQTILERVTDADVVAFDKTGTLTTGEMRVAAVHTTETEADALLRRASAVESRSSHPIATAIRERAPSDSPSVEAFERHRYGVTATVDGEVTAVGNPWLFDALDWKTPVDVQDAIESIREKGAIPTVIGRGGVARGVVAIEDEPRPDWEPMVSAFAEAGRRVVVITGDDSAAARHFEDHPAVDAVHADVAPEAKEGLVRQLRDEYGTVAMVGDGTNDAPALAAADLGVAMVSGSDFTATVAAALVTADDLSPVRSLFAIARGTRRRLRENLALALAMPAVGLPLAVTGYVTPLVATSLTAVGIVLVLVNSRRSLTLDDVATDA is encoded by the coding sequence ATGACCGACTCAGTATCGTCTCACCGAAACACGGACACGGCGACCGAGACCGCGTACTTCTCGATCAACGGGATGCACACGCAGGCGTGTGAATCCTACCTCGAACGGCGCGCGACGCGACTCGACGGCGTGAGCGACGCCGCCGCGAGCTACACGGCGGAGATGATCCGCGTCACCTACGACCCCGACCGAGTCGGGCGTGACGCGATCGAGGAGACGCTCTCTGCGTGGGGGTACCGGGCGTCGGACCCGACGCCGGCGGAGACACCCGCCGAGCGCAACGACTTCGACTTCGACCATCTCCGGACGATATTCTCCGTCATCGCCGTCAGTCCCATCTACATCATCTACGCCGCGTTCTTCTATCCGGTCTACCTCGGCTTCCTCCCGAGCGACTCGCTGGACAACAACGCGGTCTTCACCGGCCTCTACGGGCCGGTCGCGATGTTCACCACGATCACCGTCCTCGGTGTGGGGTTCCCGATACTGCGCTCGGCCGTCATCAGCCTCCGTGAACGCCAACTCACCCTCGACGTCCTTATCGCGCTCACCGCGCTCAGCGCCTATGCGTACTCGATTGTCTCCCTATTCTTCCTCGATCGGCTCTACCTCTTCTTCGACGTTGCGACCTCTATCATCGTCCTCGCTACGATTGCAAATCACGCTCGTGCCCGGTACAAGCGCCGCGCGGTCCAGGATCTCACAGATGTCGTCGACGATGCGGAGACGACTGCGCGCCGCCTCCACGAGGACGGCACGACGGAGACCGTGTCGATTGGGGAATGCGTCGGCGGCGACCACGTACTCGTCCGACCGGGTGAACGAATCCCGCTCGACGGCACGATCGTCGAAGGACGCGGAACGGTCAACGAGGCGCTCATCACTGGCGAAGCGCGTCCGCAGCGAAAGGTTCCGGGAGACGACGTCGTCGGCGGGTCTGTCGTCGCCGACGGCGCGTTCGAGGTCGCGGTCAGCGACGGCGCGACGAGCACGCTCGACCGCCTCCGAGGGCTCGTCTGGGACCGCCAGACCGAGGGGCACGCGATCGACCGGCTCACCGACCGCGTCGCCGCCACGTATACGCCGTTGGTCGTTGTCCTCGCCGTCCTGACGCTCGGCGCGTGGGCCGCGCTCGGGGCGACGCCCCAGGTCGTCGTTCGGACCGCGCTCATCGTCCTCGTGGTCGCGTGCCCGGTCGCGCTCACGCTCGTCACACCGCTCGCGATCGGACGGGGACTCGCCACCGCCGCCGCCCGCGACGTCCCGGTACTCGACCAGACTATCCTCGAACGCGTCACCGACGCGGACGTCGTCGCCTTCGACAAGACCGGCACGCTCACGACCGGCGAGATGCGCGTCGCGGCCGTCCACACCACCGAGACCGAGGCCGACGCACTGCTCCGTCGCGCGAGCGCCGTCGAGTCACGCTCCAGTCACCCGATCGCGACTGCCATCCGCGAACGCGCACCGTCCGATAGCCCGTCGGTCGAGGCGTTCGAACGGCACCGCTACGGCGTCACCGCGACCGTCGATGGTGAGGTGACGGCCGTCGGGAACCCGTGGCTCTTCGACGCGCTCGACTGGAAGACACCCGTGGACGTGCAGGACGCCATCGAGTCCATCCGCGAGAAGGGGGCGATCCCGACAGTCATCGGCCGGGGTGGCGTCGCGCGCGGCGTCGTCGCCATCGAGGACGAACCACGGCCGGACTGGGAGCCGATGGTGTCGGCGTTCGCCGAGGCCGGGCGGCGCGTCGTCGTGATCACGGGTGACGACTCCGCGGCGGCGCGCCACTTCGAGGACCACCCCGCAGTGGACGCCGTCCACGCGGACGTCGCCCCGGAAGCCAAGGAGGGGCTCGTGCGTCAACTCCGGGACGAGTACGGGACGGTGGCGATGGTCGGGGACGGAACGAACGACGCGCCCGCGCTCGCCGCCGCCGACCTCGGCGTCGCGATGGTCTCCGGGAGCGACTTCACGGCGACCGTCGCGGCCGCCCTCGTCACCGCGGACGACCTCTCGCCCGTCCGCTCTCTCTTCGCGATCGCGCGCGGGACGCGGCGGCGTCTTCGGGAGAATCTCGCACTCGCGCTCGCGATGCCCGCGGTCGGCCTCCCGCTCGCCGTCACCGGGTACGTGACGCCGCTCGTCGCGACGAGCCTCACCGCGGTCGGGATCGTACTCGTGCTCGTGAACAGTCGCCGTTCGCTCACCCTCGACGACGTCGCGACCGATGCCTGA
- a CDS encoding cation diffusion facilitator family transporter, producing the protein MSEIDTHDHDSGHGQPRSVRKLGVVAVINTVGFVVELAGGLLFGSLALLSDAVHMLFDALSYLMAFAATYTAERYETPGEWTFGLHRLEPLAALLNGTLLVPMALVILYESYQRFLNPVELDPVMTIVLATGGLVVNVASVVYLQGDELSLNERGAFYHLLGDTGASVAVIISTVIVAVFDIRGVDPVTAALIALVIIWSAYTVLRDSLDLILERSPTPIDELRSDLGALDGVDSITDCHVWQVCSQLTVSTITLSVSVESLDSKEQLRERVHEIVRDAGVDHATVELTTNRTTQYATDHAH; encoded by the coding sequence ATGTCTGAGATCGACACGCACGACCACGATTCCGGACACGGTCAACCGCGAAGTGTGCGGAAACTCGGTGTCGTTGCAGTAATCAACACGGTGGGGTTCGTCGTAGAGCTCGCGGGCGGGCTGTTGTTCGGGTCACTCGCGTTGTTGAGCGACGCCGTCCACATGCTCTTCGACGCGCTTTCCTACCTGATGGCGTTCGCCGCGACCTACACTGCGGAGCGATACGAGACGCCCGGCGAGTGGACGTTCGGCCTGCATCGCCTCGAACCGCTCGCCGCGCTCCTCAACGGGACGCTCCTCGTCCCGATGGCGCTCGTCATCCTCTACGAGTCCTACCAGCGCTTTCTCAATCCAGTCGAGCTTGACCCCGTGATGACAATCGTCCTCGCGACGGGTGGGCTCGTGGTGAACGTTGCATCTGTCGTCTATCTCCAAGGGGACGAACTCAGCCTGAACGAGCGCGGTGCGTTCTACCACCTCCTCGGTGACACGGGTGCATCGGTCGCCGTCATTATCTCGACGGTAATCGTCGCGGTTTTCGACATTCGCGGGGTCGACCCGGTGACGGCCGCGCTCATCGCGCTCGTCATCATCTGGTCGGCGTACACCGTCCTCCGGGACAGCCTCGACCTCATCCTCGAACGCAGCCCGACTCCGATCGACGAACTCCGAAGCGACCTCGGCGCGCTCGACGGCGTGGACAGTATCACGGACTGTCACGTCTGGCAGGTCTGCAGTCAGCTCACCGTCTCGACAATTACCCTCTCGGTGTCGGTCGAGTCGCTCGATTCGAAGGAACAACTTCGAGAGCGCGTACATGAAATAGTCCGCGACGCTGGCGTCGACCACGCCACCGTCGAACTTACGACGAACAGAACAACGCAGTATGCAACCGACCACGCGCACTAA
- a CDS encoding heavy metal translocating P-type ATPase, protein MTNRSRPPDDHNHDHDHDHDHNHNHNHDHDHDHDASDGPATDFESGTAVQLSVPEMDCPSCAGKVQNSVQKLDAVESVDPQVTTGTLTVTYDPDGASAEDVAERVEKAGYTVESGVGETTEKFTVPDMDCPSCAGKVENALDTIDGVATYQTQPTTGKVVVTYDQSRVTADEITRAIEDAGYEVIDTTASAESAGGVAETESVWRSTRAKKTWVSGGFAALGLLFEFLLANLNPTLLAAPVTFTLADVLFLVAVAVGGQEIARNGYYSLRNRNLDIDLLMTIAISGAILVSLVFGEGLYMEAATLAVLFSVAELLERYSMDKARNSLQELMDLSPDEATVKRGGEEVTVPVDDVRVGDTVVVKPGEKIPMDGEVTAGESAVNQAPITGESVPVDKMEGDEVYAGTINEEGYLEVQVTSEAGDNTLSRIVEMVEDAQANKTEREQFVERFAGYYTPIVVAFAVLVTISTPYMLGVAWEQSIVYGLTLLVLACPCAFVISTPVSVVSGITSAAKNGVLIKGGSYLEAMGEVDALAVDKTGTLTKGELAVTDVVALNGNGEDDVLRCARGLESRSEHPIGEAIVERATEKDIGKRSIAEFESITGKGVRADLDGETHYAGKPGFFEELGFDLTHVHAVTDGGVVTQTSQGLCERNDCLDLLEDTIPDLQSEGKTVILVGTEDVLEGVIAVADEIRPEAKSAVARLHDLGVERVVMLTGDNERTARAIAEEVGVDEFRAELLPDEKVESIRELDETYGGVAMVGDGVNDAPALATASVGIAMGAAGTDTALETADIALMSDDLSRLPYLYELSHDANSVIRQNIWVSLGAKALLALAVPFGLVPIWAAVLIGDAGMTLGVTGNAMRLSRISPDEN, encoded by the coding sequence ATGACGAATCGGTCGCGTCCCCCCGACGACCACAACCACGACCACGACCACGACCACGACCACAACCACAACCACAACCACGACCACGACCACGACCACGACGCGTCTGATGGGCCGGCGACCGACTTCGAATCGGGGACGGCGGTGCAGTTGTCGGTACCGGAGATGGACTGCCCGTCGTGCGCGGGTAAGGTCCAGAACAGCGTCCAGAAACTCGATGCCGTGGAATCGGTCGATCCGCAGGTGACGACGGGGACGCTCACCGTCACCTACGACCCGGACGGCGCGTCGGCGGAGGACGTCGCCGAGCGTGTTGAGAAAGCCGGCTACACTGTCGAATCCGGCGTCGGCGAGACCACCGAGAAGTTCACCGTCCCCGACATGGACTGCCCGTCGTGTGCGGGCAAAGTCGAGAACGCGCTCGACACCATCGACGGTGTCGCCACCTACCAGACCCAGCCCACGACCGGGAAGGTCGTCGTCACCTACGATCAGTCCCGGGTCACGGCCGACGAGATCACGCGCGCCATCGAGGACGCCGGCTACGAAGTCATAGACACGACTGCGAGCGCCGAGTCGGCCGGCGGCGTTGCCGAAACGGAGAGCGTCTGGCGGAGCACGCGTGCGAAGAAGACCTGGGTGAGCGGCGGGTTCGCCGCGCTCGGTCTCCTCTTCGAGTTCCTGCTCGCTAACCTCAACCCCACCCTCCTCGCCGCGCCGGTCACGTTCACGCTCGCGGACGTTCTCTTCCTCGTCGCCGTCGCAGTCGGCGGCCAGGAGATCGCCCGGAACGGTTACTACTCGCTGCGTAACCGCAACCTCGACATCGACCTCCTGATGACCATCGCCATCTCGGGGGCAATCCTCGTCAGTCTCGTCTTTGGCGAAGGCCTCTACATGGAGGCCGCGACGCTCGCCGTCCTCTTCAGCGTCGCCGAACTCTTAGAGCGCTACTCAATGGACAAGGCCCGCAACTCCCTTCAGGAGCTGATGGACCTCTCCCCCGACGAGGCCACAGTCAAGCGTGGTGGGGAGGAAGTCACGGTCCCCGTGGACGACGTCCGCGTCGGCGACACCGTCGTCGTGAAGCCCGGTGAGAAGATCCCAATGGACGGCGAGGTTACGGCGGGCGAAAGCGCCGTCAACCAGGCCCCGATTACGGGCGAGTCTGTCCCCGTGGACAAGATGGAGGGCGACGAGGTGTACGCCGGCACGATCAACGAGGAGGGCTATCTCGAAGTCCAGGTCACCTCCGAGGCCGGCGACAACACGCTCTCCCGGATCGTCGAGATGGTCGAGGACGCACAGGCGAACAAGACCGAGCGCGAGCAGTTCGTCGAGCGCTTCGCCGGCTATTACACCCCAATAGTCGTCGCGTTCGCCGTCCTCGTCACTATTAGCACGCCGTACATGCTCGGCGTCGCGTGGGAGCAGTCAATCGTCTACGGACTCACTCTCCTCGTTCTCGCGTGTCCCTGCGCGTTCGTCATCTCCACGCCCGTCTCGGTGGTCTCCGGGATCACGAGCGCCGCGAAGAACGGCGTCCTCATCAAGGGCGGCAGCTACCTCGAAGCGATGGGCGAAGTCGACGCGCTCGCCGTCGACAAGACGGGGACGCTCACGAAGGGCGAACTCGCGGTCACGGACGTCGTCGCGCTCAACGGCAACGGCGAGGACGACGTTCTCCGGTGCGCGCGAGGCCTCGAATCCCGCTCCGAGCACCCGATCGGCGAAGCCATCGTCGAACGCGCCACCGAGAAGGATATCGGGAAGCGCTCGATCGCGGAGTTCGAGTCGATTACCGGGAAGGGTGTGCGCGCGGATCTCGACGGGGAAACGCATTACGCGGGCAAGCCCGGATTCTTCGAGGAGCTCGGATTCGACCTCACGCACGTCCACGCCGTCACTGACGGGGGTGTGGTCACGCAGACCTCCCAGGGGCTCTGCGAACGCAACGACTGCCTCGACCTCCTCGAAGACACCATCCCCGACCTCCAGTCCGAGGGGAAGACGGTGATCCTCGTCGGCACTGAGGACGTGCTCGAGGGCGTCATCGCGGTCGCCGATGAGATCCGTCCTGAGGCGAAATCGGCGGTCGCGCGCCTGCACGACCTCGGCGTCGAGCGCGTCGTGATGCTGACTGGCGACAACGAGCGGACCGCTCGTGCGATCGCCGAGGAGGTGGGCGTGGACGAGTTCCGTGCGGAGCTCCTGCCCGACGAGAAGGTCGAGTCGATTCGCGAGCTCGACGAGACGTACGGCGGCGTCGCGATGGTCGGGGACGGCGTGAACGACGCGCCCGCGCTCGCGACCGCCTCTGTCGGTATCGCGATGGGCGCCGCCGGGACCGACACCGCCCTCGAGACGGCAGATATTGCCCTGATGAGCGATGACCTCTCCCGGCTTCCCTACCTCTACGAGCTCTCGCATGACGCGAACAGCGTCATTCGACAGAACATCTGGGTGAGCCTCGGTGCGAAGGCACTGCTCGCGCTCGCCGTCCCGTTCGGCCTCGTTCCCATCTGGGCAGCCGTCCTCATCGGTGACGCCGGCATGACACTCGGCGTCACCGGCAACGCCATGCGCCTCTCACGGATCAGTCCCGACGAGAACTAA
- a CDS encoding DUF7541 family protein, with amino-acid sequence MSEQPGLSDQYRDSSPWPLFVALGIVLTEFGVFFGGMFIPVGVGGIILLEGTVVGILREAGYTVTLWKTALGVGALFTAAGIGMLAFSTQSSEFNLYTRGVAVAAGGAVALLSSGGLYAWEFNDAERFQ; translated from the coding sequence ATGAGTGAACAACCAGGCCTATCGGACCAGTACCGGGACTCAAGTCCGTGGCCGCTGTTCGTCGCGCTCGGAATCGTTCTCACGGAGTTCGGCGTGTTCTTCGGCGGGATGTTCATTCCGGTGGGCGTCGGCGGTATCATCCTCCTGGAAGGAACGGTCGTTGGCATCCTCCGAGAGGCCGGATACACCGTGACGCTCTGGAAGACCGCCCTAGGCGTTGGGGCGCTCTTCACTGCTGCGGGTATCGGAATGCTCGCGTTCAGCACTCAGTCTTCCGAGTTCAATCTCTACACGCGGGGCGTCGCGGTCGCCGCAGGGGGTGCTGTTGCGCTCCTCAGCAGTGGCGGACTCTACGCATGGGAGTTCAACGACGCCGAGCGATTCCAGTGA
- a CDS encoding DUF7520 family protein, which translates to MTGDTDTPEVSGKRVVALLYVVAVALAGGYGALVGVVIRPNLDATIGALGPIMFRLSPVNLAIYGVAMVGLSLGVFFAVSALATRYEDPPRRRDEAEGTAR; encoded by the coding sequence GTGACCGGAGACACCGACACACCCGAGGTCTCCGGGAAGCGCGTCGTCGCCTTGCTCTACGTAGTCGCCGTGGCACTCGCTGGCGGGTACGGAGCACTCGTCGGCGTCGTCATCCGCCCGAACCTCGACGCGACAATCGGAGCGCTCGGGCCGATCATGTTCCGCCTGTCCCCGGTGAACCTCGCCATCTACGGCGTCGCGATGGTCGGACTATCGCTCGGCGTCTTCTTCGCCGTATCCGCGCTCGCAACACGGTACGAGGACCCACCTCGCCGCCGTGATGAGGCGGAGGGGACGGCCAGATGA
- a CDS encoding CopG family ribbon-helix-helix protein — protein MRTSVNVPEDVLTEFDEVWQAEGMESRSRAVREAMQEYVERHATIEDVEGEVVATVVFDYEHTLVIGDLHQVQHDFQDVIAATSHTHQGEWCLETVFCRGDAARIRELVYRLRDFDAVGRANVMFLQVD, from the coding sequence ATGCGCACGAGCGTGAACGTCCCCGAGGACGTCCTCACGGAGTTCGACGAGGTCTGGCAGGCGGAGGGAATGGAGTCACGTTCCCGGGCGGTCCGGGAGGCGATGCAGGAGTACGTCGAACGGCACGCGACCATCGAGGACGTCGAGGGCGAGGTCGTCGCGACCGTCGTCTTCGACTACGAGCACACACTCGTCATCGGCGACCTCCACCAGGTCCAACACGACTTCCAGGACGTGATCGCGGCGACGAGCCACACCCACCAGGGCGAGTGGTGTCTGGAGACGGTGTTCTGCCGGGGTGACGCCGCGCGTATCCGCGAACTCGTCTATCGCCTCCGGGACTTCGACGCAGTCGGGCGCGCGAACGTGATGTTTCTTCAGGTCGACTGA
- a CDS encoding sodium:calcium antiporter has protein sequence MNILGAITASPILSTVVFLIGVVIVVFSVEEFVEHVAATAVGLGVSTFILTVVLAGTDLENAILGGAAVLGHLPDVGLGTIFGEAVFILCMALGLGGVIVPFEIDTPPKYLALTGVSPALLLGLSLDGTLSRLDGVILTVAFVPAVYLLYRWEQTRSTHYLEPEEELEEELEEAAEGDEELHPYFRLGILVLAVVGMTVGSELAVQGTKGLLAYTGIAQLAFGATVLSFIASLEEVFLTVEPVRDGKPAVAAGNVVGSMIFFVTSNAGVLALIQPLHISTTVWTVQYPFFLAALGVVLLVLYRGVVSRPIGLGLIVMYGLYWVVNYLG, from the coding sequence ATGAATATTCTGGGGGCGATCACGGCCTCTCCAATCCTCTCGACGGTTGTCTTTCTGATCGGCGTGGTAATCGTTGTCTTCAGCGTCGAGGAGTTCGTCGAGCACGTCGCCGCGACCGCGGTCGGCCTCGGCGTCTCCACGTTCATCCTCACGGTCGTCCTCGCCGGGACTGACCTCGAGAACGCAATCTTGGGTGGCGCAGCCGTCCTCGGTCACCTTCCGGACGTCGGCCTCGGCACCATCTTCGGCGAGGCGGTCTTTATCCTCTGCATGGCGCTCGGTCTCGGCGGCGTCATCGTCCCTTTCGAGATCGACACGCCGCCGAAGTATCTGGCGCTCACCGGCGTTTCGCCCGCGCTCCTCCTGGGCCTAAGTCTGGACGGCACGCTCTCCCGACTCGACGGCGTGATCCTCACCGTCGCGTTCGTGCCCGCCGTCTACCTCCTCTATCGGTGGGAGCAGACGCGCTCGACGCACTACCTCGAGCCCGAGGAAGAACTCGAGGAGGAGCTCGAAGAGGCCGCCGAGGGCGACGAGGAACTCCACCCGTACTTCCGCCTCGGAATTCTCGTACTCGCCGTCGTCGGCATGACGGTCGGCTCCGAACTCGCCGTCCAGGGGACGAAGGGACTGCTCGCCTACACGGGAATCGCTCAATTAGCGTTCGGCGCGACCGTCCTCAGCTTCATCGCGAGCCTCGAAGAGGTCTTCCTCACCGTCGAACCCGTCCGCGACGGGAAGCCCGCGGTCGCCGCAGGAAACGTCGTCGGGAGCATGATCTTCTTCGTCACCTCGAACGCAGGCGTGCTCGCGCTCATCCAGCCGCTCCACATCTCGACGACCGTCTGGACCGTCCAGTATCCGTTCTTCCTCGCCGCGCTCGGCGTCGTCCTCCTCGTCCTCTACCGCGGCGTCGTCTCCCGACCGATTGGCCTCGGTCTCATCGTGATGTATGGTCTCTACTGGGTCGTCAACTACCTCGGATAG